The following are encoded in a window of Geobacter metallireducens GS-15 genomic DNA:
- the argJ gene encoding bifunctional glutamate N-acetyltransferase/amino-acid acetyltransferase ArgJ has protein sequence MMNIKGFKFSAVEAAIKKPGRLDLALIVSETPAAVAGVYTTNAVKAAPVLLDQERTKKGACRAIVVNSGNANACTGPVGLADARETTRLVADGVGSAEEEVLVCSTGVIGVPLPMERMRAGIPPLVRGLGTGTFDDVARAIMTTDTFPKMEVRTGKAGGMEYTVAGIAKGAGMIMPNMATMLAFIVTDAAVDPTWLRTVFAAGVERSFNAITVDGDTSTNDTALIMANGAAGNPVLSAGSDDAAEFVRLLDEVLLALAKLIVKDGEGATKFVEITVKGARSDADAKRAAMAVANSCLVKTAFFGQDANWGRIFAAVGYSGAEVDPDRTELFFDDVQMVRAGVFTGGDAEARGTEILKKREFSVTVDLHLGEGVSTVYTSDLSYDYVKINADYRT, from the coding sequence ATGATGAACATAAAAGGATTCAAATTCTCCGCCGTGGAGGCGGCCATCAAGAAGCCGGGGCGCCTGGACCTGGCACTGATTGTCTCCGAAACGCCGGCTGCGGTGGCAGGGGTCTATACCACGAACGCGGTGAAGGCGGCGCCGGTCCTCCTCGATCAGGAACGGACGAAAAAGGGCGCCTGCCGGGCAATTGTCGTCAACAGCGGGAACGCCAACGCCTGCACCGGTCCTGTCGGATTGGCCGATGCCCGGGAGACGACGCGGCTTGTGGCCGACGGGGTCGGTTCCGCGGAGGAGGAGGTGCTCGTCTGCTCCACCGGCGTCATCGGCGTGCCCCTTCCCATGGAGCGGATGCGAGCCGGGATTCCTCCCCTTGTCCGGGGACTCGGCACGGGCACCTTCGACGACGTGGCCCGCGCCATCATGACCACCGACACCTTTCCCAAGATGGAGGTCAGGACGGGGAAGGCCGGCGGCATGGAGTACACCGTAGCCGGCATCGCCAAGGGGGCAGGGATGATCATGCCCAACATGGCCACCATGCTCGCCTTTATCGTGACCGACGCGGCGGTGGACCCGACGTGGCTCCGGACGGTCTTTGCCGCCGGGGTGGAGCGCTCCTTCAATGCCATCACCGTGGACGGCGACACCTCCACCAACGACACCGCCCTCATCATGGCCAACGGCGCTGCCGGCAACCCGGTGCTCTCTGCCGGGAGCGACGATGCTGCCGAGTTTGTGCGGCTTCTGGACGAGGTGCTCCTGGCTCTTGCCAAGCTCATCGTCAAGGACGGTGAGGGGGCCACAAAGTTCGTGGAGATCACCGTCAAGGGGGCCCGGTCCGATGCCGACGCCAAGCGGGCAGCCATGGCGGTGGCAAACTCGTGCCTCGTGAAGACCGCATTCTTCGGCCAGGACGCCAACTGGGGACGGATCTTCGCGGCGGTGGGGTACTCGGGCGCCGAAGTGGATCCTGACCGGACCGAACTGTTCTTTGATGACGTGCAGATGGTTAGAGCCGGGGTCTTTACTGGTGGCGATGCGGAAGCGCGGGGGACCGAGATCCTCAAAAAGAGGGAATTCAGCGTGACGGTTGATCTCCACCTGGGCGAGGGGGTCTCCACGGTCTATACGTCGGACCTCTCCTACGACTATGTCAAGATCAACGCCGATTACCGGACCTGA
- a CDS encoding response regulator: MGNRILLADDSITIQKVVGIIFANEDCDLTVVDNGDSAVEKAREVTPDVMLVDALMPGKSGYEVCTAIRKDPALGTVPILLMTGAFEPFDEEKARQCGADDFISKPFESQQLIDKVKTLLDLGKSRAGAPSVAAAAPTMTAVTPPAAPTVAEAAESIASVAPVAAGPVESFAIEFDEPASSEPQPAVTPPPTPEPTAAKVTVPEPQPFVFAVEEASPADDLWGAFELEDEVVGDEPVKSSQAAADGASAAVDEVSPFGLEQTPDVFGAGTGPAAESVDFGFASASDEFGFAVAAETPAPSASVEPAPFSAPPMDESFVFGEESAESVVEPYGSISETPVSGAFDPGIEPFEMPLKTEFTPAAGVSSFAPEEKPVPSSASFTAAPAVEGGGGTITLTEEQLAAAISRISREVIERIAWEVVPDLAETLIKEEIRRIKEGS; encoded by the coding sequence ATGGGCAACAGGATTCTCCTTGCCGACGACAGCATCACAATCCAGAAGGTCGTGGGGATCATCTTCGCCAACGAGGACTGCGACCTTACTGTCGTTGACAATGGGGACTCCGCTGTGGAGAAGGCCCGCGAAGTCACCCCTGATGTGATGCTGGTGGACGCCCTCATGCCCGGCAAGTCCGGCTACGAGGTCTGTACCGCCATCCGGAAGGATCCCGCCCTCGGCACTGTCCCCATCCTCCTCATGACCGGTGCCTTCGAGCCCTTTGACGAGGAGAAGGCCCGCCAGTGCGGCGCCGACGATTTCATCTCCAAGCCTTTCGAGTCCCAGCAACTTATCGACAAGGTCAAAACTCTCCTTGATCTTGGCAAAAGCCGGGCCGGGGCGCCGTCAGTGGCGGCAGCAGCACCGACTATGACGGCCGTGACGCCGCCTGCGGCGCCGACAGTGGCAGAGGCGGCTGAATCAATTGCGTCCGTTGCACCAGTTGCTGCCGGGCCGGTTGAGTCCTTTGCCATTGAATTCGACGAACCCGCGTCCAGTGAGCCCCAGCCGGCCGTGACGCCACCTCCCACCCCCGAACCCACGGCCGCCAAGGTAACCGTGCCCGAACCGCAACCCTTTGTCTTCGCGGTTGAGGAGGCATCTCCCGCCGATGATCTCTGGGGTGCTTTCGAGCTTGAGGACGAGGTTGTCGGTGACGAGCCTGTCAAGTCCAGCCAGGCGGCTGCCGATGGAGCGTCCGCCGCAGTAGACGAGGTTTCTCCCTTTGGGCTGGAACAGACTCCGGACGTCTTTGGTGCCGGAACGGGGCCTGCCGCCGAGTCGGTCGATTTCGGCTTTGCCTCTGCCAGCGACGAGTTCGGTTTTGCCGTGGCGGCGGAAACGCCTGCTCCGTCAGCTTCCGTCGAACCGGCACCCTTCAGTGCTCCCCCCATGGATGAGTCATTCGTATTCGGCGAGGAGAGCGCTGAAAGCGTTGTTGAGCCGTACGGAAGCATTTCCGAAACGCCGGTTTCCGGAGCGTTTGACCCGGGCATCGAGCCCTTTGAAATGCCCTTGAAAACGGAATTTACTCCGGCCGCCGGGGTATCTTCATTTGCTCCTGAAGAGAAACCGGTTCCGTCATCCGCGTCCTTCACTGCTGCGCCCGCTGTCGAGGGGGGTGGAGGGACCATCACCCTGACCGAGGAGCAGCTTGCTGCAGCCATCTCCCGCATTTCCCGGGAGGTCATCGAGCGGATCGCGTGGGAAGTGGTGCCCGATCTGGCCGAAACCCTCATCAAGGAAGAGATCCGCCGGATCAAGGAAGGCAGTTAG
- a CDS encoding prepilin peptidase, with amino-acid sequence MSPVVIFALFSFLLGAAVGSFLNVCIYRLPAGESVVSPPSRCPACGARIRPWHNIPILGWLILRGKCRDCGAPISPRYPFVELLNGLLTLALFLKFGPSPTFLVLFVFCSALVAVTFIDLDHQLIPDVISLPGIVVGFACSFALPWLGWKSSLIGIVAGGGSLLSVARLYELLTKKEGMGGGDIKLLAMMGAFLGWRSVPFIIFASSLIGSVIGVTLMLVQKKDSKLAIPFGPFLATGAVLYIFFGKTIITWYLTLGAR; translated from the coding sequence ATGTCCCCAGTGGTTATTTTTGCACTATTTTCTTTTCTCCTCGGCGCCGCGGTCGGCTCCTTCCTCAACGTCTGCATTTACCGGCTGCCGGCGGGGGAATCGGTGGTTTCTCCCCCATCCCGCTGCCCTGCCTGTGGTGCCAGAATCCGCCCGTGGCACAACATCCCGATTCTCGGCTGGCTGATCCTGCGAGGGAAGTGCCGCGACTGCGGCGCCCCCATTTCGCCCCGCTACCCCTTTGTGGAGTTGCTGAACGGCCTCCTCACCCTCGCCCTTTTCCTGAAGTTCGGGCCGTCTCCCACCTTCCTGGTCCTCTTCGTCTTCTGCTCGGCCCTGGTGGCCGTCACCTTCATCGACCTGGACCACCAGCTCATCCCCGACGTCATCAGCCTGCCGGGGATCGTGGTGGGCTTTGCTTGCTCCTTCGCGCTCCCGTGGCTTGGCTGGAAAAGTTCCCTCATCGGCATCGTGGCCGGCGGGGGAAGCCTTCTGTCCGTGGCGCGGCTCTACGAGCTCCTGACGAAGAAGGAAGGGATGGGGGGAGGCGACATCAAGCTCCTGGCCATGATGGGGGCGTTCCTTGGCTGGCGCTCCGTGCCGTTCATCATCTTCGCCTCGTCCCTCATCGGATCGGTGATCGGCGTCACCCTCATGCTCGTCCAGAAAAAAGACTCCAAGCTCGCCATTCCCTTCGGGCCGTTCCTGGCGACGGGGGCCGTGCTCTACATCTTCTTCGGCAAGACGATCATCACCTGGTACCTGACTTTGGGCGCCCGCTAG
- a CDS encoding DUF2914 domain-containing protein yields the protein MAAEGGSLRITEMAVTTKVSRNNPIDAVRRINHRSVPALYCFTRIVNPSGEETPIRHVWYRNGEVVGEQELQVKGQKWRTWSKRPIDRDSIGTWRVEALDSAGKLLKAVEFRIN from the coding sequence ATGGCTGCCGAGGGCGGCTCCCTGCGGATCACCGAGATGGCCGTTACGACCAAGGTCTCCCGCAACAATCCCATCGATGCGGTCCGGCGGATCAATCACCGGTCGGTTCCCGCCCTCTACTGCTTCACCCGGATCGTCAATCCTTCGGGGGAGGAGACGCCCATCCGGCACGTCTGGTACCGGAACGGTGAAGTGGTGGGCGAGCAGGAGCTTCAGGTCAAGGGCCAGAAGTGGCGCACCTGGAGCAAGCGTCCCATTGACCGCGATTCCATCGGCACATGGCGGGTTGAAGCCCTCGACAGCGCAGGGAAGCTGCTGAAGGCGGTTGAGTTCCGGATAAACTGA
- a CDS encoding IS110-like element ISGme8 family transposase, giving the protein MEPNDAVVGVDVSKEHLDVYLMPTGDQKRVTNDDAGCAELTTWLITNAPCRIVLEATGGLEMLAVSTLSAAGLPVVVVNPRQVRNFAKACGLLAKTDILDAKIIARFAQAIKPEIRPLKDETSQNLAALLARRRQLVEMLVAEKNRVISAAPTVRKGIMTHIAWLTQQIDDVDKDISTLIQSSESWKAKEEILTSVKGIGPVTAATILAALPELGTISRQQLGALVGVCPYNRDSGKFRGKRAISGGRATVRSVLYMATLCAARFNPVIKAFYQRLTSAGKLHKVAITACMRKLLTILNAMVKNNQKWDHSKFTPLLH; this is encoded by the coding sequence ATGGAACCCAATGATGCAGTTGTTGGAGTCGACGTTAGTAAAGAGCATCTTGATGTCTACCTCATGCCAACTGGTGACCAGAAAAGGGTGACTAACGATGATGCCGGTTGTGCTGAGCTGACGACGTGGCTCATTACGAACGCCCCTTGTCGGATTGTTCTCGAAGCCACCGGCGGCTTGGAGATGCTAGCTGTCAGCACCTTATCAGCAGCGGGTCTGCCAGTGGTCGTGGTTAATCCTCGGCAGGTCAGAAACTTTGCCAAAGCATGCGGGCTGCTGGCGAAGACCGATATTCTTGATGCCAAGATCATTGCCCGATTTGCCCAAGCCATCAAGCCTGAAATCAGGCCGCTCAAGGACGAGACAAGCCAAAATCTAGCAGCACTGCTGGCCCGCCGCCGGCAGTTGGTCGAGATGCTTGTGGCGGAAAAAAATCGCGTGATTTCCGCTGCACCTACGGTCCGCAAAGGCATCATGACCCATATTGCCTGGCTGACACAGCAGATCGATGACGTTGATAAAGACATCTCAACTCTTATTCAGTCCAGCGAATCCTGGAAGGCAAAAGAAGAAATCCTTACCAGTGTCAAGGGCATCGGCCCTGTGACTGCGGCCACCATACTGGCAGCACTTCCGGAGTTGGGGACCATTTCCCGACAGCAGCTTGGCGCTCTGGTCGGAGTATGCCCCTATAATCGGGACAGTGGCAAATTCCGTGGAAAGCGCGCAATCTCCGGTGGCAGAGCAACCGTGCGTTCTGTCCTGTACATGGCAACATTGTGTGCCGCCAGGTTTAACCCGGTTATAAAAGCCTTCTATCAACGCCTTACAAGCGCCGGAAAACTTCACAAAGTCGCGATCACCGCTTGCATGCGAAAACTACTCACCATCCTCAATGCCATGGTGAAAAACAACCAGAAGTGGGATCACTCGAAATTCACTCCACTTCTGCACTAA
- a CDS encoding serine hydrolase domain-containing protein has product MMAPVLQEKLESATNRLVMGSAMCRKLFILLLILFTSLPVFAGDTPLAPFPWQNTVSRLMDKAMADGLVAGGVVVVGNRHGIVYESAFGRVSGESGALPVSTETIFDVASLTKVVATAPVVMGLVEQGRLSLADPVTRWFPEFAGKGKDGVLVEHLLTHTSGLDDFPLSASSPLLSALEGVARQKLKGEPGHRFRYADINFILLGELVRRVTGTPLDRVVSETVYGPLAMTATCFNPGPAAAGRCAATLDVGGGPQFGKVQDTTARLLDGVAGHAGIFTTAGDLARFCRMILGDGELDGQRVLAAPTLRQMAAPHFSRGGTVRRGLGWDIASPYSSPKGRGFSEASFGHTGYSGSSLWIDPENDVFVVLLSSRLDYRSTRAFSKLRNDLSTVAFAMLHPDLRELSEIAMFKAPQGR; this is encoded by the coding sequence ATGATGGCCCCTGTTTTGCAAGAAAAGCTGGAGTCTGCTACCAATCGTCTGGTGATGGGGTCCGCTATGTGCCGTAAGCTCTTCATTCTGCTCCTCATCCTTTTTACCTCTCTGCCGGTGTTCGCCGGCGACACCCCTCTCGCCCCCTTTCCATGGCAGAATACCGTTTCGCGCCTGATGGACAAGGCCATGGCCGACGGGCTCGTCGCCGGGGGGGTGGTGGTCGTGGGAAATCGCCACGGCATCGTCTACGAATCGGCCTTCGGCAGGGTCTCCGGTGAGTCCGGCGCCCTTCCGGTCTCGACAGAAACCATTTTCGATGTGGCATCCCTCACCAAGGTGGTGGCCACGGCGCCGGTTGTCATGGGGTTGGTGGAGCAAGGGCGACTTTCCCTTGCCGATCCCGTCACCCGCTGGTTTCCCGAGTTCGCCGGCAAGGGGAAGGATGGGGTCCTGGTGGAGCATCTGCTGACCCATACCTCGGGGCTCGACGACTTCCCGCTTTCAGCCTCAAGTCCTCTCCTGAGCGCCCTCGAAGGGGTTGCCCGCCAGAAGCTCAAGGGGGAACCCGGCCACCGTTTCCGGTACGCCGATATCAATTTCATCCTCCTGGGAGAACTGGTACGTCGGGTGACCGGCACACCGCTGGACCGCGTCGTGTCTGAAACCGTCTATGGCCCCCTTGCCATGACGGCGACCTGTTTCAATCCCGGTCCGGCCGCTGCCGGCCGCTGCGCGGCAACCCTTGATGTCGGGGGCGGTCCCCAATTCGGGAAGGTTCAGGACACCACGGCCAGGCTCCTTGACGGCGTGGCTGGACACGCGGGAATCTTTACCACGGCCGGCGACCTGGCCCGCTTTTGCCGCATGATTCTTGGCGATGGAGAGCTTGACGGCCAGCGGGTGCTCGCGGCCCCGACCCTGCGCCAGATGGCGGCCCCCCATTTCTCCCGTGGCGGCACGGTGCGCCGGGGCCTGGGATGGGACATCGCGTCACCCTACTCTTCGCCGAAGGGGAGAGGGTTTTCCGAAGCCTCCTTCGGGCACACCGGCTATTCGGGAAGCTCCCTCTGGATCGATCCCGAGAACGACGTCTTCGTGGTTCTCCTCTCCTCGCGACTCGACTACCGGAGCACGCGGGCATTCTCGAAGCTCAGGAACGATCTCTCCACGGTGGCCTTTGCCATGCTCCACCCAGACCTTCGGGAACTGTCCGAAATCGCCATGTTCAAGGCCCCGCAGGGCCGGTAA
- a CDS encoding bifunctional diguanylate cyclase/phosphodiesterase: protein MADLKRYNDGLVKLDLWIRRLLTMGAPDLIDTALCDGACDIVRAETGVLTAINRQAGLLTFTAASGAWNQMMKGVTVPLRNGNICAALAACGTPLRVDRLSLFCRESCELFQVVEMNTALLVPIFDEGRVAACIAAFRMDKPFDQVDEQLLQQYAHSASAVLRNFRLMEDLRRHAAMLEEEVAERSRAEERIRQMAYYDSLTGLPNRRLFNDRLRQSLALAQRHKRPLAVMFLDLDRFKLINDTLGHAVGDRLLMAVAKRLRNCCRREGDTVARQGGDEFIINLSAISDVKDAFTVAQKIIDVFRTPFVIDGYELFITTSIGISVYPHDGRSGDALVKNADVAMYRAKEQGRNNCQLFAPEMNARAFERLSLENDMRRALERDEFVLHYQPKVNVEHGQIACMEALVRWQHPSMGLVPPSRFIPLAEETGLIVPLGEWVLRTACQQNRAWQDAGYPTMQVAVNLSPRQLRQGDLSETVARVLAETGLAPGWLVIEVTESILMDDAEETIRTFRRLDRMGVRISIDDFGTGYSSLHYLKKFPVHTLKIDRSFVREIASNPDDEAIAGAVISMAKGLNLGVVAEGVETVEQMEVLRALNCRYMQGFLFSEPAPAEQFTPVLGHAATPYLNFGKWC, encoded by the coding sequence ATGGCAGATCTCAAGCGCTACAATGACGGCCTCGTCAAGCTCGACCTCTGGATCAGGAGACTCCTGACCATGGGGGCCCCTGATCTCATCGACACCGCCCTCTGCGACGGGGCGTGCGACATCGTCCGTGCCGAAACCGGTGTCCTGACGGCCATCAATCGCCAGGCCGGTCTCCTTACCTTTACGGCGGCTTCCGGGGCCTGGAACCAGATGATGAAAGGGGTCACGGTTCCCCTGCGCAACGGCAACATCTGCGCGGCTCTGGCCGCCTGCGGAACCCCCCTCAGGGTCGACCGCCTTTCGCTCTTTTGCCGGGAAAGCTGCGAGCTCTTCCAGGTGGTGGAGATGAATACGGCCCTGCTGGTGCCCATCTTCGACGAGGGAAGGGTGGCTGCCTGTATCGCCGCGTTCCGCATGGACAAACCCTTCGACCAGGTCGACGAGCAACTGCTCCAGCAGTATGCCCACTCTGCCTCGGCGGTGCTGCGCAATTTCCGCCTCATGGAAGATCTCAGGCGCCACGCCGCCATGCTGGAAGAGGAGGTGGCGGAGCGTTCCCGGGCCGAGGAGCGGATTCGCCAGATGGCCTATTACGATTCCCTCACCGGGCTTCCCAACCGGCGACTCTTCAATGACCGTCTCCGGCAGTCCCTCGCCCTGGCCCAGCGCCACAAGAGGCCCTTGGCGGTCATGTTCCTGGACCTGGACCGCTTCAAGCTCATCAATGATACCCTCGGCCACGCCGTGGGAGACAGGCTCCTTATGGCGGTGGCAAAGCGCCTTAGAAACTGCTGTCGCCGCGAGGGGGACACGGTGGCGCGCCAGGGAGGCGACGAGTTCATCATCAACCTATCGGCCATCTCGGATGTGAAGGACGCCTTCACGGTGGCCCAGAAGATCATCGACGTCTTCAGAACACCCTTCGTCATTGACGGATATGAGTTGTTCATCACCACGAGCATCGGGATCAGCGTCTATCCCCACGACGGACGCTCCGGCGATGCCCTGGTGAAAAACGCCGACGTTGCCATGTACCGCGCCAAAGAGCAGGGACGCAACAACTGTCAGCTGTTTGCCCCTGAGATGAATGCCCGGGCCTTTGAGCGGCTCTCTCTGGAGAACGACATGCGGCGGGCGCTGGAGCGGGACGAATTCGTCCTCCACTATCAGCCCAAGGTGAACGTGGAGCATGGCCAGATCGCCTGCATGGAGGCCCTGGTCCGCTGGCAGCATCCCAGCATGGGGCTTGTTCCTCCGTCCCGCTTCATTCCCCTGGCCGAGGAGACCGGGCTCATCGTTCCCTTGGGAGAGTGGGTCTTGCGAACCGCCTGCCAGCAGAACCGGGCATGGCAGGATGCCGGCTATCCCACCATGCAGGTGGCGGTAAATCTCTCACCCCGCCAGCTCCGGCAGGGAGACCTGTCGGAGACGGTGGCGCGGGTCCTGGCGGAGACCGGGCTTGCCCCGGGGTGGCTCGTCATCGAGGTTACCGAAAGCATCCTCATGGACGATGCCGAGGAGACGATCAGAACCTTCCGGCGGCTGGATAGAATGGGGGTCCGGATTTCCATCGACGATTTCGGCACTGGTTATTCGTCGCTTCACTATCTGAAAAAGTTTCCGGTCCATACCCTCAAGATCGACCGTTCCTTCGTACGTGAGATCGCCTCCAACCCGGACGATGAGGCCATTGCCGGCGCTGTCATCAGCATGGCAAAAGGGCTCAACCTGGGAGTGGTTGCGGAGGGGGTGGAAACCGTGGAGCAGATGGAAGTGCTCAGGGCACTGAACTGCCGGTACATGCAGGGATTCCTCTTCAGCGAGCCCGCTCCCGCCGAGCAGTTCACCCCGGTGCTCGGTCACGCGGCCACGCCGTATCTCAACTTCGGCAAGTGGTGTTGA
- a CDS encoding valine--tRNA ligase yields MADKELAKVYEPQAVEEKWYRTWEREGYFRAEAVSDKPSYSIVIPPPNVTGALHMGHALNNTLQDVLCRWKRMSGHNVLWMPGTDHAGIATQNVVERQLAAEGKSRHELGRDAFIERVWKWKAESGGQIIGQLKRLGASCDWERERFTMDEGLSRAVREVFVRLYEEGLIYRDNRLINWCPRCHTALSDIEVEHEEKAGNLWHLRYPVADEPGRFVVVATTRPETMLGDTAVAVHPEDERYAGLVGKTVILPLLNRQIPVVADDYVDREFGTGVVKITPAHDFNDFEVGRRHNLDVINVFDESGVINAAGHQYEGMDRFAARKKIVEDLEAQGLLEKIDDHALAVGGCYRCKTVVEPYLSLQWYVKVGPLAEEALAAVKDGRTRIVPQQWENTYYDWMENIRDWCISRQIWWGHRIPAWYCDHCGETTVAKVDPTKCSKCGSDEIRQETDVLDTWFSSALWPFSTLGWPDQTSELKTFYPTSCLVTGFDILFFWVARMMMMGLHFMGEVPFRDVYIHALVRDAQGQKMSKSKGNVIDPLVVIDQYGTDAFRFTLAAFAAQGRDIKLAEERIAGYRNFANKIWNASRFALMNLEGFDPDAVDPAGLEFSNADRWILYRFNAAAADVQEALEAYRYNDAATALYRFTWSEFCDWYIELVKDDLYRGDETRQRTARYVLWLVLEHLLRLLHPFMPFITEEIWQALPGRRPTATIMTASWPTPDPAWDFAAGAAEMELVMEVIRGIRNIRGEMDVAPSREIAAILNCGSEASLDLLKKNEVYIMSLARVSDLAIGTGLERPADAAISVAGDVEVAVPLRGLVDVEEEEKRLLKEIGKLDKDIEFLAKKLANPSFVERAPADVVAKEREKLTEFSQKKEVLLASLDKIRNLK; encoded by the coding sequence ATGGCAGACAAGGAACTGGCAAAGGTCTACGAACCCCAGGCCGTTGAAGAGAAGTGGTACCGGACGTGGGAGCGGGAAGGGTACTTCCGCGCCGAAGCGGTGAGCGACAAGCCTTCCTACAGCATCGTCATCCCTCCTCCCAACGTCACGGGGGCCCTCCACATGGGGCATGCCCTCAACAATACCCTCCAGGACGTCCTCTGCCGATGGAAGCGGATGAGCGGCCACAATGTCCTCTGGATGCCCGGCACCGACCACGCCGGCATTGCCACCCAGAACGTGGTGGAGCGGCAGCTTGCCGCCGAAGGGAAGAGCCGCCACGAACTGGGGCGCGACGCGTTCATCGAGCGGGTCTGGAAGTGGAAGGCCGAGTCCGGCGGGCAGATCATCGGGCAGCTGAAGCGCCTCGGTGCCTCCTGCGACTGGGAGCGGGAGCGCTTCACCATGGACGAGGGGCTCTCCCGGGCCGTGCGCGAGGTCTTTGTCCGCCTCTACGAGGAAGGGCTCATCTACCGGGACAACCGCCTCATCAACTGGTGCCCTCGCTGCCACACGGCCCTCTCGGACATCGAGGTGGAGCACGAGGAGAAGGCGGGAAACCTCTGGCATCTCCGCTACCCCGTGGCGGATGAACCGGGCCGTTTCGTCGTGGTTGCCACCACCCGCCCCGAGACCATGCTGGGGGACACCGCCGTGGCGGTCCACCCCGAGGACGAGCGCTACGCCGGCCTGGTGGGGAAGACGGTCATCCTGCCGCTGCTGAACAGGCAGATTCCGGTGGTGGCCGACGACTACGTGGACCGGGAGTTCGGCACCGGCGTGGTGAAGATAACGCCGGCCCACGACTTCAACGACTTCGAGGTGGGGCGGCGCCACAATCTCGACGTGATCAATGTCTTTGACGAGTCGGGGGTCATCAATGCCGCCGGCCACCAGTACGAGGGGATGGACCGCTTCGCTGCCCGGAAGAAGATCGTGGAGGACCTGGAGGCCCAGGGGCTCCTGGAGAAGATCGACGACCACGCCCTGGCCGTGGGTGGGTGCTATCGCTGCAAGACCGTGGTTGAGCCCTACCTCTCGCTCCAGTGGTACGTGAAGGTGGGCCCCCTGGCCGAAGAGGCCCTGGCCGCGGTGAAGGACGGCCGCACCCGCATCGTTCCCCAGCAGTGGGAGAACACTTACTACGACTGGATGGAGAACATTCGCGACTGGTGCATCTCCCGTCAGATCTGGTGGGGACACCGGATACCGGCCTGGTACTGCGACCACTGCGGCGAGACCACCGTGGCCAAGGTGGATCCGACCAAGTGCTCCAAGTGCGGCAGCGACGAGATCCGCCAGGAGACCGACGTGCTGGACACCTGGTTCTCCTCGGCGCTGTGGCCCTTCTCCACCTTGGGGTGGCCCGACCAGACGTCGGAGCTGAAGACCTTCTACCCCACCTCGTGCCTCGTGACCGGCTTCGACATCCTCTTCTTCTGGGTGGCCCGGATGATGATGATGGGACTCCACTTCATGGGAGAGGTGCCGTTCCGCGACGTCTACATCCACGCCCTGGTCCGCGACGCCCAGGGGCAGAAGATGAGCAAGTCCAAGGGGAACGTCATTGATCCCCTGGTGGTCATCGACCAGTACGGCACCGACGCCTTCCGCTTCACCCTGGCGGCCTTCGCGGCCCAGGGGCGCGACATCAAGCTGGCCGAGGAGCGGATCGCCGGCTACCGGAACTTCGCCAACAAGATCTGGAACGCCTCCCGCTTCGCCCTCATGAACCTGGAAGGGTTCGATCCCGACGCCGTCGATCCGGCGGGTCTGGAGTTCTCCAACGCCGACCGCTGGATCCTCTACCGGTTCAACGCTGCCGCGGCCGATGTGCAGGAGGCTCTGGAAGCCTACCGCTACAATGACGCTGCAACGGCACTCTACCGCTTCACCTGGAGCGAGTTCTGCGACTGGTACATCGAGCTGGTGAAGGACGATCTCTACCGGGGTGACGAAACCCGCCAGCGGACGGCCCGCTACGTCCTTTGGCTGGTACTGGAGCATCTGTTGCGGCTCCTCCACCCCTTCATGCCGTTCATTACCGAGGAGATCTGGCAGGCCCTCCCCGGCAGGCGTCCCACGGCCACCATCATGACCGCGTCCTGGCCGACACCGGACCCCGCCTGGGATTTCGCCGCCGGTGCCGCCGAGATGGAGCTGGTTATGGAGGTGATCCGGGGGATCAGGAACATCCGGGGAGAGATGGATGTAGCCCCGTCCCGGGAGATCGCCGCCATCCTCAACTGCGGTTCAGAGGCAAGCCTCGATCTCCTGAAAAAGAACGAGGTCTACATCATGAGCCTGGCGCGGGTCTCTGACCTTGCCATCGGCACGGGGCTGGAGCGCCCGGCCGATGCGGCCATCTCGGTGGCCGGTGACGTGGAGGTGGCGGTGCCCCTCAGGGGGCTCGTGGACGTGGAGGAAGAGGAGAAGCGCCTCCTCAAGGAAATCGGCAAACTGGACAAGGACATCGAGTTCCTGGCGAAGAAGCTTGCCAATCCTTCCTTCGTTGAGCGGGCCCCCGCAGACGTGGTGGCCAAAGAGCGGGAGAAATTGACGGAGTTCAGCCAGAAGAAAGAGGTTCTCCTGGCAAGTCTCGACAAGATTCGAAATCTGAAATAA